In Pedobacter sp. W3I1, one DNA window encodes the following:
- a CDS encoding VOC family protein — protein MTFIGMFACSKKIFMSSIPQKLKHQQVQYLEFLSRDLEKVKAFYTAAFGWVFADYGPEYTAFEGDFVDGGFTIGEPSKGSILVVLYSQDLEGTRANVIHAGGVISKEIFAFPGGRRFQFLDPDGYELAVWSL, from the coding sequence ATGACATTTATTGGTATGTTTGCCTGTAGTAAAAAAATATTTATGAGCAGTATTCCGCAGAAACTAAAGCACCAGCAGGTGCAGTACCTTGAATTTCTTTCCCGCGACCTAGAAAAGGTCAAAGCGTTTTATACAGCGGCTTTTGGATGGGTTTTTGCCGATTACGGGCCTGAATATACCGCTTTTGAAGGGGATTTTGTGGATGGAGGTTTTACCATTGGAGAGCCGTCGAAAGGAAGCATCCTGGTTGTACTTTACTCACAGGATTTAGAAGGGACAAGAGCAAATGTAATTCATGCAGGTGGCGTGATTTCAAAAGAAATCTTTGCTTTCCCTGGCGGCCGCCGGTTTCAGTTCCTTGATCCGGATGGTTATGAGCTTGCCGTGTGGTCATTATAA
- a CDS encoding alpha/beta hydrolase — protein sequence MNKAFLILLLTFSTAVVFGQKNKPNVTDKTKPFVLGLIDEIQSKVLAEKRTLNIYLPEGYKQNDTTKYPVIYLLDGAADEDFIHIVGLVQFNSFEWVNQVPKSIVVGIATVDRKRDFTFPTSIERDKKSYPTAGHSDKFISFIEQELEPYIQSKYRTNTNKTIIGQSLGGLLASEILLKKPTLFNQYIIISPSLWWDNGSLLTQDAEIKESTFNQPTNVYIAVGKEGLTPTEIPRVMEVDANVLAEKIKGFKNKNVKVFFDFLPQENHATIMHQAVSNSFKFLYQAVKKE from the coding sequence ATGAATAAAGCATTTTTAATTCTTCTTTTAACTTTTTCTACCGCCGTAGTTTTCGGACAAAAAAATAAGCCTAATGTAACGGATAAAACTAAGCCCTTTGTTTTAGGTCTAATAGATGAAATACAATCAAAAGTGCTTGCTGAAAAGAGAACTTTGAACATATACCTTCCTGAAGGTTATAAACAAAACGATACCACGAAATATCCGGTAATTTATTTGCTTGATGGCGCTGCCGATGAAGACTTTATTCACATTGTAGGGCTTGTACAGTTTAATAGTTTCGAATGGGTAAATCAGGTTCCTAAATCAATTGTAGTGGGGATTGCAACTGTCGATCGTAAAAGGGATTTTACTTTTCCTACATCAATTGAGCGCGATAAGAAAAGCTACCCCACAGCCGGCCATTCTGATAAATTTATTTCCTTTATTGAACAAGAGCTTGAACCTTATATTCAGTCAAAATATAGAACGAATACAAACAAAACCATTATCGGTCAATCTTTAGGAGGTTTGCTGGCAAGCGAAATTCTACTCAAAAAACCGACACTTTTTAATCAATACATTATTATTAGCCCTAGTTTGTGGTGGGATAATGGTTCGTTGTTAACTCAAGACGCTGAAATAAAGGAAAGTACTTTTAACCAGCCAACTAATGTTTACATTGCTGTAGGTAAAGAAGGCCTGACGCCAACTGAAATACCTCGGGTAATGGAAGTAGATGCAAATGTATTGGCCGAAAAAATAAAAGGTTTTAAAAACAAAAATGTAAAAGTATTCTTTGATTTTTTACCACAAGAGAACCATGCAACGATTATGCATCAGGCGGTGTCTAATTCTTTTAAATTTCTATACCAGGCAGTGAAAAAAGAATAG
- a CDS encoding VOC family protein, translating to MAQNQLIKMDNMGIVVASLDHAISFFTEIGLKLEGRATIEGEWAGKVTGLGNQHVEVAMMVTPDGHSRLEISQFLTPVTISDHREAPVNSLGYLRVMFTVSDIDELLLRLQKHGATLVGEVVQYENAYKLCYIRGSEGLLIGLAQELHKK from the coding sequence ATGGCACAGAACCAATTGATCAAAATGGATAATATGGGTATTGTTGTGGCATCCCTTGACCATGCAATCTCTTTCTTTACAGAAATCGGACTGAAACTTGAAGGCCGGGCAACAATCGAGGGAGAATGGGCAGGTAAGGTTACCGGGCTGGGTAACCAGCACGTTGAAGTCGCCATGATGGTTACCCCTGATGGCCATAGCCGCCTTGAAATTTCACAGTTTCTTACACCAGTTACCATTTCAGACCACCGCGAAGCACCGGTTAATTCCCTTGGCTACCTGCGTGTAATGTTCACGGTTTCGGATATCGACGAGTTGTTGCTAAGACTGCAAAAACACGGCGCCACACTTGTTGGTGAAGTTGTCCAATATGAAAACGCCTACAAACTTTGTTACATCAGGGGATCAGAAGGTCTTCTAATCGGGCTTGCGCAGGAGCTTCACAAAAAATGA
- a CDS encoding DinB family protein, translating into MKLKKLVLLMCLTMGIQLTKAQVTATDLVKQWERSKAYTKEYLDVMPESAYSLKPTPEMRSFAEQLLHLADANYGLGSDAIGKQDPFAPGELERTVDKSKSNVTRLVLASYDDVIDNIKKMTDAQLDETFKMLGKFEMDRRTALAKVFEHQAHHRGQTTVYIRLAGIKPPQEKLF; encoded by the coding sequence ATGAAACTTAAAAAATTAGTGCTACTAATGTGTTTAACTATGGGCATTCAGTTGACAAAGGCGCAAGTAACCGCAACCGATCTGGTAAAGCAATGGGAAAGATCAAAAGCTTACACCAAAGAATACCTGGATGTAATGCCTGAAAGTGCATATTCATTAAAACCTACTCCCGAAATGCGGTCTTTTGCTGAACAGTTGTTACACCTTGCAGATGCCAACTATGGCCTGGGCTCCGATGCCATAGGCAAGCAAGATCCTTTTGCGCCGGGTGAACTGGAAAGAACTGTAGATAAGTCTAAATCCAATGTAACCAGGCTGGTGCTGGCCAGCTATGATGATGTAATTGACAATATAAAAAAGATGACAGACGCACAACTGGATGAAACCTTCAAAATGTTAGGTAAATTCGAAATGGACCGAAGAACGGCTTTGGCTAAGGTCTTTGAGCACCAGGCTCATCACAGAGGACAAACTACAGTTTATATTCGCCTTGCAGGCATCAAACCACCACAAGAAAAATTATTTTAA
- a CDS encoding DUF6443 domain-containing protein encodes MNTTLKYIIIVTLLICYGASVSAQQQLTLNNYSGQSEIRARDSVVMKDGFTIPYGSSVRIYTGASFGSCTPLVSQPSASQNYVLTRSFKIAGVTEQTLNTSRGICEENQVVAYLDGLGRPLQTVTIQGSPEGKDIIQPYAYDAFSRESQKFQPYSSPGNGGAYRSSPLTEQQSFYNNPPLGVKNTNSPYSLTIFEASPLNRILGQGAPGDAWQPAAGHGMKMEYGSNALDEVKLWSINSGNNGAVSTTCQPGRLYKTISKDENWKDTDGRGGITEEFKDIEGKMILKRVWETNTKSLSTYYIHDDLGNLRYVLPPAVNENGLSMISSFDEGEAVFNKFIYGYHYDERNRLIEKKIPGSGWSYMVYNKRNQLVLSQDANQHLTAQWIFNKYDALGHTITTGIYSSGSIRDSLQASVNREAGLYPLWETRTVNSDYTDVSFPRGITDYLTKSYYDSYDFPENSFGMPTAVQATEGQANGLLTGTLVSTLGSTQKLLTVHYYDQEGRILQSKAQHHLGGADVVDNTYSFVDELTASIRTHVANGVTTVIANRYEYDHMGRKLATMKSINGAAEIVLNKLDYNEIGQIRGKSLHSADNGVTFLQHTNFAYNERGWMTNSISSEFNMELKYNNGTTPQYNGNISNQLFANGGNNTFVYSYDKLNRLIQSTAGNSLGERIRYDVMGNIDSLTRDGYGTNTYTGYDGNKLTAISGFVNSTYTYDVNGNLKSDVQKGITDISYNYLNLPQTITGKGLTYTYDATGEKLSKQSPAGTINYIDGIQYKADGTIDFILTGEGLARRNGTEYTYEYNLTDHLGNVRVTFYKNPTTGQLEVLQRDDYYAFGLRKDPVVIAGTNKYLYNGKELQEELNEYDYGARFYDPVIGRWNVIDPLSVIYEASSPYVYGSSNPITFVDPDGRSTEDWMNEHGLTDKDVTNVYKANDENNGNDDVPKQKNTSNLGQSFIDGIMAGINSTIEGVKDQFTVKGYLKGLGNTVTFGAISSGDMLIGAYQAAKNIPNYTANDYAHGAGFATEKVGEYFVTKKAGSLFKGKIPTTSEILTNSPLSSSEELRIQNAADRIKKSITVVGSRASGKAGAYSDWDYVIPGMTSKNWSTIKNSLPGAKSYDDLMPRNIDVFKGPVRVNEPHITINPRKK; translated from the coding sequence ATGAATACGACATTAAAATATATCATTATAGTTACGCTTCTAATTTGCTATGGGGCATCAGTGTCTGCTCAGCAGCAGTTGACCTTGAACAATTACAGTGGTCAATCAGAGATCCGCGCCCGGGATAGCGTTGTGATGAAGGACGGCTTTACCATTCCCTACGGAAGCAGTGTAAGGATTTATACAGGAGCGAGTTTTGGTTCTTGTACTCCACTTGTCTCTCAGCCTAGTGCATCCCAGAATTATGTGCTAACCCGGAGTTTCAAGATTGCGGGAGTAACTGAGCAAACGCTGAACACTTCGCGGGGGATCTGCGAAGAGAACCAGGTAGTTGCTTATCTTGATGGGTTAGGTCGTCCTCTTCAAACGGTCACCATACAGGGCAGTCCTGAAGGGAAGGACATCATTCAGCCTTATGCATACGATGCCTTCAGCAGAGAGTCACAGAAATTTCAGCCCTATAGTAGCCCTGGGAACGGAGGTGCCTACCGTTCCAGTCCACTGACCGAACAACAGAGCTTTTACAATAACCCACCGTTAGGTGTTAAAAATACGAATTCGCCTTATAGCCTGACTATATTTGAAGCGAGTCCGTTAAATAGGATACTTGGGCAGGGTGCGCCCGGAGATGCCTGGCAGCCAGCAGCTGGTCACGGAATGAAAATGGAATATGGAAGCAATGCGCTGGATGAGGTAAAGCTATGGAGTATCAATAGTGGTAACAATGGTGCGGTTTCTACCACATGCCAACCTGGTAGACTTTACAAAACAATAAGTAAAGATGAGAACTGGAAAGATACAGATGGCAGAGGTGGCATTACTGAGGAGTTTAAAGATATAGAGGGCAAAATGATACTGAAAAGGGTTTGGGAGACCAATACAAAGTCCTTAAGCACGTATTACATACATGATGATCTGGGCAACCTACGTTATGTGCTTCCTCCAGCAGTTAACGAGAATGGTCTAAGTATGATAAGCAGTTTTGATGAAGGAGAGGCTGTTTTTAACAAATTTATTTATGGCTACCATTATGATGAAAGGAACAGGCTAATTGAGAAGAAAATACCTGGCAGCGGATGGTCATATATGGTTTACAATAAACGGAATCAATTAGTATTGAGCCAGGATGCTAACCAGCATTTAACTGCGCAGTGGATCTTTAATAAGTATGATGCGCTTGGTCATACCATTACTACTGGAATATACAGTTCTGGAAGTATCAGGGATTCCCTTCAGGCAAGCGTAAATAGGGAGGCTGGCCTTTATCCACTATGGGAAACGAGAACAGTCAACAGTGACTATACAGATGTTTCCTTTCCCAGGGGAATCACGGACTATCTGACCAAAAGCTACTATGACAGCTACGATTTTCCAGAAAATAGCTTCGGGATGCCGACAGCAGTGCAGGCCACCGAGGGACAAGCCAATGGCCTGCTTACGGGCACGCTTGTATCTACGCTGGGCAGTACGCAGAAACTGTTGACGGTGCACTACTATGACCAGGAAGGAAGAATATTGCAAAGCAAAGCGCAGCATCATCTGGGTGGAGCGGATGTTGTTGACAATACCTACAGTTTTGTTGACGAACTGACTGCTTCTATCCGTACGCATGTTGCTAATGGGGTAACCACGGTGATCGCAAATCGTTATGAATATGACCATATGGGTAGGAAACTGGCGACGATGAAATCGATTAATGGTGCTGCCGAAATAGTCTTGAATAAACTGGACTATAATGAGATCGGTCAGATCAGGGGCAAAAGTCTGCACAGTGCGGACAACGGAGTTACATTCTTACAGCATACCAACTTCGCCTATAATGAAAGGGGCTGGATGACTAACAGTATCAGTAGCGAATTCAATATGGAGCTCAAATATAACAATGGTACAACACCACAATATAACGGTAATATCAGTAACCAGTTATTTGCGAATGGTGGCAATAATACTTTTGTCTATAGCTACGATAAGCTGAACCGGCTAATACAATCCACAGCGGGAAATAGCCTTGGTGAACGTATCCGGTATGATGTAATGGGTAATATCGATAGTTTAACCAGGGATGGCTATGGTACCAATACTTACACAGGTTATGATGGCAATAAGTTAACTGCAATATCAGGCTTTGTCAACAGTACCTACACCTATGATGTTAATGGTAACTTAAAAAGTGATGTACAAAAGGGAATTACAGATATCAGTTACAACTATCTGAACCTGCCACAAACAATAACCGGAAAAGGATTGACCTACACGTACGATGCTACCGGTGAAAAACTTTCTAAGCAGAGTCCGGCTGGAACTATCAATTATATTGACGGAATTCAGTACAAAGCGGACGGAACAATAGATTTTATTCTGACAGGAGAAGGACTTGCAAGAAGGAATGGTACAGAATACACTTATGAGTATAATCTTACAGACCATTTGGGCAATGTAAGGGTTACATTTTACAAAAATCCTACTACCGGACAATTGGAAGTACTACAGCGTGACGACTATTACGCATTTGGTTTGAGAAAGGACCCCGTTGTAATAGCAGGAACAAATAAATATCTTTACAATGGGAAGGAGTTGCAAGAGGAGCTTAATGAGTATGATTATGGGGCAAGATTCTATGACCCAGTGATTGGTAGGTGGAATGTAATTGATCCATTGTCGGTAATTTACGAAGCAAGTTCACCTTATGTATATGGAAGTAGTAATCCAATTACATTTGTTGATCCGGATGGAAGATCAACAGAAGACTGGATGAACGAGCATGGGCTCACAGATAAGGATGTGACGAATGTTTATAAAGCCAATGATGAGAATAATGGGAATGATGATGTACCTAAACAGAAAAACACAAGCAATCTTGGCCAAAGTTTTATTGATGGAATTATGGCTGGAATAAACAGCACTATTGAGGGGGTGAAAGATCAATTTACTGTTAAGGGTTATTTAAAAGGCTTAGGGAACACGGTTACTTTTGGAGCCATAAGTTCTGGGGATATGTTGATTGGAGCTTATCAAGCAGCAAAAAATATCCCTAACTACACCGCAAATGACTACGCTCATGGTGCTGGTTTTGCTACTGAGAAGGTAGGAGAATACTTTGTTACTAAAAAAGCCGGATCCTTATTTAAGGGGAAAATCCCTACGACAAGTGAAATCCTGACCAATAGTCCTCTGTCTTCTTCTGAAGAATTAAGAATACAAAATGCAGCTGATAGAATAAAAAAGTCTATTACAGTGGTAGGAAGTAGAGCAAGTGGAAAAGCTGGAGCATATTCAGATTGGGACTATGTAATTCCAGGGATGACAAGTAAAAACTGGAGCACAATAAAAAACTCGTTACCGGGGGCTAAATCATATGATGATCTCATGCCCAGAAATATTGATGTCTTTAAGGGACCAGTTAGAGTAAATGAACCTCATATTACAATAAATCCAAGAAAAAAATAA
- a CDS encoding DUF6150 family protein: MARIYQTTSMGEAHIRIALVTDRSQADLLVHRVSSLGLASGDALWFTTSNKQDATCWVFFTSIGMAQIKVCFVDSLGEAGWQKENIYRGKLR; the protein is encoded by the coding sequence ATGGCAAGAATTTATCAAACCACGTCAATGGGAGAAGCCCACATCAGGATTGCACTTGTAACCGATCGCAGCCAGGCAGATCTGCTGGTACACCGGGTTTCATCATTGGGCCTTGCCAGTGGCGATGCCCTTTGGTTTACTACCAGCAACAAACAGGATGCTACCTGCTGGGTTTTCTTTACTTCTATCGGGATGGCGCAAATCAAAGTATGTTTTGTAGATAGTCTGGGTGAAGCCGGGTGGCAAAAAGAGAACATCTATAGGGGCAAACTTCGTTAA
- a CDS encoding DUF5977 domain-containing protein yields MKLKYKLSLILFLFVTISFGQIQKQFPLSMPTANAASLGNFLETPVSKFTGVPSINIPLYEISEGNLSIPVSLSYHAGGVRPDAHASWVGLGWSLKSGGVISRVIRGKMDELDSDVGGFYDNHTQSLGGADWSSTARLQEKATQFITDPSPDEFSFSVGNLSGTFLMDDQGNWKVRCNQDVKVVFNNSDFMLPFIPNYLPNPYGRTQYFRTFGKFTLIAGDGTKYVFGGTTDAIDYSLDFFGQNASDWMATSWYLTQVISADDNHTINLTYERDQFTNVIYSNKFQNYYIISTESGDGCDTYPDTSRTKFQIGGNLLAPVYLKSVETSKELLEFNRSTSIELRHSADTYSTSYASYQRIQLDANAPLQQNIMTMIERQNTSDTTLYKFLPYLRQNGLTKYPGTLINLQWKKLDQVSLKDKSTNQFIKRFNFNYTSDTTRRLTLLSLKESNPSATAADTIPPYRFYYDETYKLPGYLTGLDDDWGYYKGSITSSNYASPRLADPDKVIAETLRKIIFPTGGYKLFYFESNNFTAEMVDRAHGRPNVQKNGGGLRIKAIHDYDPVSKTIKSTRYFYVKNFVSPTQINMVSSGYSKSMPVHDFNFAPHSLITGETFRARLKSRNSVIPQSENSEGSPIGYSEVAEVFQDNSFIVSKYTNFDDGHLDEGTVNSLYPDKDITNGYTSLSLERGKLKYEATYNSAGTKLKSTAITYQPMRNDRTYVRMSDARRYQICYYYEYGRGLGGPYLYEGGAYKFYTYPYVPVSKVDSVFDGANPVITTTNMFYDNPQNKLLTRTEQIRTDGKTITGVTLYPQDYSSGTPFIDQMITKNLTSFPIEAVSYLTDPGTGSIKILSGKIITYNAANPFLKDTDFSLETASPILLSSFKFSGSVAGNLPYNTSKALFNKHEAYKSSNSYVYDSFANLSQVNTANGISSAVLWGYNHTLPIAQVANAKSTEIYYDGFEEQTTDVSTDTKVGLKSRVLNGAPLSLPSLAILSDGRKYKVSFWYKNTSGNWTFLSATYTTLPATLSGYTLIDELRIYPEGALMNTMGYISSRGQVRSVVDEAGREKSYQYDALNRLRLVKDQDKNILNHYNYNFSPATAAAQVFYFNTLKSGVYQKNDCNDGKTGAYTTYSVAAGSYASNISQADADALAQNEVNAKGQANANLAGKCYYYNVAKTGTFNRTNCGAASLPTPMIVNVAAGTYTSEISQADADAQAQAKVDFEGSLVNVSGLCYVPVVTFYVTNAQNTTSSIKVAMKNLSTNVIYNTTVTTQGQSSATVTIPKGTYSITLTNTGVVGSTLMKRNGSNYECHLGGTWSNITLGTFGHENLQFVMSSGSCPPLD; encoded by the coding sequence ATGAAACTAAAGTACAAACTCTCCCTTATTTTATTTTTATTTGTAACCATTTCTTTTGGTCAGATACAAAAGCAATTCCCCCTTAGTATGCCAACTGCAAATGCAGCTAGTTTAGGGAATTTTCTAGAAACCCCAGTTTCTAAATTCACCGGAGTTCCATCAATTAACATTCCGTTATACGAGATTTCTGAAGGGAACTTAAGTATTCCGGTTAGTCTTAGTTACCACGCTGGTGGTGTCAGACCTGATGCTCATGCCAGTTGGGTTGGACTCGGCTGGTCCTTAAAATCCGGAGGAGTCATCAGCCGTGTTATTAGAGGTAAAATGGACGAACTTGATTCGGATGTAGGCGGATTTTACGACAATCATACGCAGTCTCTGGGAGGTGCAGATTGGTCTAGCACTGCCAGACTACAGGAGAAAGCAACTCAGTTTATTACTGATCCCTCTCCTGATGAATTTTCTTTTAGTGTTGGAAATCTTTCTGGAACTTTTTTGATGGATGACCAGGGAAATTGGAAAGTAAGGTGCAATCAGGACGTAAAAGTTGTATTCAATAACAGTGATTTTATGCTACCGTTTATTCCTAATTATCTGCCAAATCCATATGGAAGAACCCAGTATTTCCGGACTTTTGGCAAATTTACATTAATTGCCGGAGACGGTACTAAATACGTTTTTGGCGGCACAACCGACGCAATTGACTATAGTCTGGATTTTTTTGGTCAAAATGCCTCCGATTGGATGGCAACTTCATGGTACTTAACACAGGTGATTTCGGCTGATGATAACCACACGATTAACCTCACTTATGAAAGGGACCAATTTACAAATGTAATTTATTCAAATAAATTTCAAAATTATTATATCATATCCACGGAGTCTGGTGATGGTTGCGATACCTATCCAGATACCTCAAGAACCAAGTTTCAAATCGGTGGTAATTTACTTGCCCCAGTATATTTAAAAAGTGTAGAAACATCTAAAGAGCTCCTGGAGTTCAATCGCTCGACATCTATTGAGTTACGACACTCGGCAGACACATACAGTACCTCTTACGCTTCTTATCAAAGAATTCAGCTTGATGCTAACGCACCATTGCAACAGAACATTATGACAATGATTGAGCGACAAAACACAAGTGATACAACGCTCTACAAATTCCTCCCTTACCTGCGACAGAACGGACTGACCAAATACCCTGGCACGCTTATCAATCTTCAATGGAAAAAACTTGATCAGGTGTCTCTTAAAGACAAATCTACTAACCAATTTATAAAAAGGTTCAACTTTAATTACACTAGTGATACAACAAGGCGCTTGACGTTACTATCTTTAAAAGAAAGTAATCCATCTGCAACTGCTGCTGATACTATCCCACCGTATCGGTTCTATTATGATGAAACCTATAAGCTTCCAGGATATCTGACCGGTTTGGATGATGATTGGGGTTACTACAAGGGCTCTATTACATCAAGCAATTATGCCTCACCAAGACTTGCAGACCCAGATAAAGTTATCGCCGAAACGCTCCGTAAAATTATCTTTCCAACAGGTGGATACAAGCTGTTTTATTTTGAATCAAATAATTTTACAGCAGAAATGGTTGACAGGGCTCATGGCAGACCTAACGTTCAAAAAAATGGAGGTGGACTAAGAATTAAAGCTATTCACGACTATGATCCTGTTTCTAAAACGATCAAAAGCACACGTTACTTTTATGTTAAAAATTTTGTCTCGCCAACACAGATCAATATGGTCTCCAGCGGATACTCCAAAAGTATGCCCGTGCATGATTTTAATTTTGCTCCACATTCACTTATAACAGGTGAGACTTTTAGGGCGCGCTTAAAATCACGAAACTCCGTTATACCACAAAGTGAAAATTCGGAGGGCAGTCCGATAGGTTATTCAGAAGTCGCAGAGGTTTTTCAGGATAATAGTTTTATTGTTAGTAAGTATACAAATTTTGATGATGGTCATTTAGATGAAGGCACTGTAAACTCCCTGTATCCTGATAAAGATATAACCAACGGATATACCTCACTATCCCTGGAGCGTGGCAAGCTAAAATACGAAGCCACATACAATAGCGCCGGTACGAAACTGAAAAGTACCGCGATTACCTATCAACCGATGCGAAACGACAGAACATACGTCAGGATGTCTGATGCAAGGAGATACCAGATTTGTTATTATTATGAATATGGACGTGGTCTTGGTGGGCCTTATCTTTATGAAGGAGGAGCCTACAAATTTTACACTTATCCATATGTTCCTGTATCTAAAGTGGATAGTGTTTTTGATGGTGCGAATCCAGTTATTACAACAACTAATATGTTCTATGATAATCCTCAGAATAAATTACTGACCAGAACAGAACAGATCAGGACAGATGGAAAAACCATAACAGGTGTTACACTTTATCCGCAAGACTATAGTTCCGGAACTCCATTTATTGATCAGATGATCACTAAGAATTTAACTTCATTCCCAATTGAAGCTGTAAGTTACCTAACCGATCCTGGTACAGGAAGTATTAAAATATTATCCGGGAAGATAATAACATACAATGCAGCAAATCCTTTTCTTAAGGATACTGATTTCAGCTTGGAGACTGCGTCACCAATTTTATTGAGTTCTTTCAAATTTTCTGGTTCTGTGGCCGGAAACTTACCTTATAATACATCTAAAGCACTTTTTAACAAACATGAGGCTTATAAAAGTAGCAACAGTTATGTCTATGACAGTTTCGCGAACCTCTCCCAGGTAAATACGGCAAATGGAATATCATCTGCGGTTCTTTGGGGCTATAACCATACTTTGCCTATTGCCCAGGTTGCGAATGCAAAAAGTACAGAAATCTATTATGACGGATTTGAGGAGCAAACTACTGATGTATCTACCGATACTAAAGTGGGGTTAAAAAGCAGGGTTTTAAATGGCGCCCCTCTTTCGCTTCCAAGCTTAGCGATTTTGTCTGACGGACGGAAATACAAGGTCAGTTTCTGGTACAAAAATACCAGTGGCAACTGGACTTTTTTATCTGCAACTTATACAACTTTGCCAGCTACGTTATCTGGTTATACATTGATTGATGAATTGCGGATATATCCTGAAGGTGCTCTAATGAATACGATGGGTTATATATCTTCCAGAGGGCAGGTAAGGTCTGTCGTTGACGAGGCTGGCCGGGAAAAAAGCTATCAATACGATGCTTTAAATAGATTAAGATTAGTGAAAGATCAGGATAAAAATATCTTGAACCATTACAATTATAATTTCTCGCCTGCAACGGCTGCAGCACAGGTCTTTTATTTTAACACACTTAAATCGGGTGTATATCAAAAAAATGACTGTAATGATGGGAAAACGGGTGCCTATACTACTTATTCTGTAGCGGCGGGTAGTTATGCCTCCAATATATCTCAGGCTGATGCAGATGCACTTGCCCAGAATGAAGTAAATGCAAAGGGCCAGGCGAATGCTAACCTGGCTGGAAAATGTTATTATTATAACGTAGCCAAAACCGGAACATTCAACAGAACGAATTGTGGTGCAGCAAGCCTGCCAACTCCGATGATTGTCAATGTAGCCGCTGGGACCTATACTTCAGAGATTTCACAAGCTGACGCTGATGCGCAAGCACAGGCCAAGGTCGATTTCGAAGGATCATTGGTCAATGTCAGCGGACTTTGTTATGTCCCTGTGGTAACGTTTTACGTAACAAATGCGCAAAATACAACAAGCAGTATCAAAGTAGCCATGAAAAACCTTTCTACAAACGTTATTTATAATACAACTGTAACTACACAGGGGCAAAGTAGTGCTACTGTGACCATACCTAAAGGAACATACAGCATTACGTTGACTAATACGGGTGTAGTAGGCAGTACATTAATGAAAAGGAATGGCAGTAATTACGAGTGTCACCTCGGCGGAACATGGAGCAATATTACGCTAGGAACCTTCGGCCATGAAAATCTCCAGTTTGTTATGAGCAGTGGAAGCTGCCCGCCATTAGATTAA
- a CDS encoding SRPBCC domain-containing protein, with translation METLNFTTAILVDQTPKEVFEAVIAPQKWWSGDFDGNTTNLSDEFTYRYQDLHYSKQHVAELIPDQKVVWLVTESQLNFLEDKSEWTGTKIIFEISQEGDKTRLLFIHQGIHPGIECYNACSTAWGQLINQSLYSLITTGEVQKPVLG, from the coding sequence ATGGAAACCTTAAATTTCACAACTGCTATACTGGTAGACCAGACACCCAAAGAAGTTTTTGAAGCCGTAATAGCCCCGCAAAAGTGGTGGTCAGGAGACTTCGACGGAAATACAACAAATCTAAGCGACGAGTTTACTTACCGTTACCAGGATCTTCATTATTCAAAGCAGCATGTTGCCGAGTTAATCCCAGATCAAAAAGTGGTTTGGCTGGTCACCGAAAGCCAACTTAATTTTCTTGAAGATAAATCGGAATGGACCGGCACAAAAATAATCTTTGAGATTTCGCAGGAAGGCGATAAAACCAGACTTTTGTTCATTCACCAGGGAATACATCCTGGAATTGAATGTTACAATGCCTGCTCGACTGCATGGGGCCAGTTAATTAATCAAAGCCTATATAGCCTTATCACTACAGGAGAAGTGCAAAAACCTGTTTTAGGGTAA